From the genome of Haloterrigena sp. KLK7, one region includes:
- a CDS encoding HAD family hydrolase, which produces MTTAVYFDLDGTLCTYTVPFEALFEATVSPYGEPTDAAYGTYVDRLLAALERCEADPYREAFEAAATATELDAAPETLARAYRKRELEASSASPAATRTIERVAETCPTGILTNGDGRHQRAKVERHGFDESVDEIVVSGDVGAGKPDRRIFDAARDRLPADDYAFVGDDYEADIVGARDAGFRTVYVTGDDDLASDGSAAAADAVVSSVEELLEPESLPTPVRPPFEDPT; this is translated from the coding sequence GTGACGACCGCCGTCTACTTCGACCTCGACGGAACGCTGTGTACCTATACGGTCCCGTTCGAGGCCCTGTTCGAGGCGACCGTTTCCCCGTACGGCGAGCCGACCGACGCCGCCTACGGGACGTACGTCGACCGTCTGCTCGCGGCCCTCGAGCGCTGTGAGGCCGATCCCTACCGCGAGGCGTTCGAGGCGGCTGCGACCGCGACGGAACTCGATGCGGCGCCGGAGACGCTCGCCCGGGCGTACCGGAAGCGGGAACTCGAGGCGTCAAGCGCGTCGCCGGCAGCGACCCGAACCATCGAGCGGGTCGCGGAGACCTGTCCGACCGGAATTCTGACGAACGGCGACGGGCGACATCAACGGGCGAAAGTCGAGCGCCACGGCTTCGACGAATCGGTCGACGAGATCGTCGTCTCGGGCGACGTCGGCGCGGGGAAACCCGACCGACGGATCTTCGACGCCGCGCGGGACCGGCTACCGGCCGACGACTACGCGTTCGTCGGCGACGACTACGAGGCGGATATCGTCGGCGCACGGGACGCCGGATTCCGGACGGTGTACGTGACGGGAGACGACGATCTCGCGAGCGACGGGTCCGCAGCGGCCGCCGACGCCGTCGTCTCGAGCGTCGAGGAGTTGCTCGAACCCGAATCCCTTCCGACACCCGTTCGGCCACCGTTCGAAGATCCGACATGA
- a CDS encoding 50S ribosomal protein L10: MSAQAERKTENLPQWKREEVDELQEIIESYDSVGIVGITGIPSKQLQDMRRDLHGTAELRVSRNTLQVRALEQSGLDDLVEHVEGQVGIVGTNDNPFTLYKELEASKTPAPINEGEVAPNDIVIPEGDTGVDPGPFVGELQSIGANARIEEGSIQVMEDSTVLEAGGEVSADLANVLNELGIEPKEVGLDLRAVVADGVLFDPEDLDIDVEAYESDVSTAAARARNLAINASFPTASTAPTLIAKATGEAKSLGLQAAIEDEELMPDLVSKADAQLRALAAQIDDEEALPEELQGVDAAAEPAADEGEDESADEQDDTETDADEADADTDDDDEDDGGDGGAGLGEMFG; the protein is encoded by the coding sequence ATGAGCGCACAGGCTGAACGCAAGACCGAGAACCTTCCCCAGTGGAAGCGAGAGGAAGTCGACGAGCTCCAGGAGATCATCGAGAGCTACGACAGCGTCGGCATCGTCGGCATCACCGGCATCCCGAGCAAGCAGCTCCAGGACATGCGCCGTGATCTGCACGGTACCGCCGAGCTCCGCGTCAGCCGCAATACCCTGCAGGTCCGCGCACTGGAGCAGTCCGGGCTCGACGATCTCGTCGAACACGTCGAGGGCCAGGTCGGGATCGTCGGCACGAACGACAACCCGTTCACGCTCTACAAGGAGCTCGAGGCGTCGAAGACGCCCGCGCCCATCAACGAGGGCGAGGTCGCCCCGAACGACATCGTCATCCCCGAGGGTGACACCGGGGTCGACCCGGGACCGTTCGTCGGCGAACTCCAGAGCATCGGTGCGAACGCGCGCATCGAAGAGGGTTCGATTCAGGTCATGGAGGACTCGACGGTCCTCGAGGCCGGCGGCGAAGTCTCTGCGGATCTGGCGAACGTCCTCAACGAACTCGGGATCGAGCCCAAGGAGGTCGGACTCGACCTCCGCGCCGTCGTCGCCGACGGCGTCCTCTTCGACCCCGAGGACCTCGACATCGACGTCGAGGCCTACGAGAGCGACGTGTCGACCGCCGCCGCACGCGCACGGAACCTCGCGATCAACGCGAGCTTCCCGACCGCGTCGACGGCGCCGACGCTCATCGCCAAGGCCACGGGCGAGGCCAAGAGCCTCGGCCTGCAGGCCGCAATCGAGGACGAAGAGCTGATGCCCGACCTCGTCAGCAAGGCCGACGCACAGCTGCGTGCGCTCGCGGCCCAGATCGACGACGAGGAGGCCCTGCCCGAGGAACTGCAGGGCGTCGACGCGGCCGCTGAACCGGCCGCCGACGAGGGCGAGGACGAATCGGCTGACGAACAGGACGACACCGAAACTGACGCCGACGAGGCCGACGCCGACACCGACGATGACGACGAAGACGACGGCGGTGACGGCGGGGCCGGTCTCGGCGAGATGTTCGGATAA
- the rpl12p gene encoding 50S ribosomal protein P1, whose amino-acid sequence MEYVYAALILNESGEEINEDNLTDVLDAAGVDVEESRVKALVAALEDVDIDEAVSEAAAVPAGGAAAGGAAAGGDAGGDEGGDEEEVEETSDVPDTTDEDDDEDDDAGGEGLGELFG is encoded by the coding sequence ATGGAATACGTATACGCTGCACTCATCCTGAACGAATCGGGCGAAGAGATCAACGAAGACAACCTGACCGACGTGCTCGACGCTGCCGGCGTCGACGTCGAGGAGTCCCGAGTCAAGGCGCTCGTCGCCGCGCTCGAGGACGTCGACATCGACGAGGCAGTCTCCGAGGCCGCCGCCGTCCCCGCTGGCGGAGCCGCCGCAGGCGGTGCCGCCGCGGGCGGTGACGCCGGTGGCGACGAAGGCGGCGACGAGGAAGAGGTCGAAGAGACCAGCGACGTCCCGGACACGACCGACGAGGACGACGACGAGGACGACGACGCCGGCGGCGAGGGCCTCGGCGAGCTCTTCGGCTAA
- a CDS encoding 50S ribosomal protein L1 — MADSDIETAVARALEDAPDRNFTETVDLAINLRDLDLNEPSNRVDESIVLPSGTGQDTRIVVIAEGETAVRAEEAADEVLSEDDVADLDDDEAKDMADETDFFIAEEAMMQDIARHLGTILGPRGKMPDPLAPDDDVVETVNRLKNTVQLRSGDRRTFHTLVGSEEMDAEDVADNIDVILRRLHADLEKGPQNIDAVYVKTTMGPSVEVA; from the coding sequence ATGGCAGATTCGGATATTGAAACAGCAGTCGCTCGCGCACTCGAGGACGCCCCGGATCGGAACTTTACCGAGACGGTCGACCTCGCGATCAATCTGCGCGACCTAGACCTAAACGAACCGTCGAACCGAGTTGACGAGTCTATCGTCCTGCCGTCCGGAACCGGCCAGGATACGCGAATCGTCGTCATTGCCGAGGGAGAAACCGCCGTCCGCGCCGAAGAGGCGGCGGACGAGGTCCTCTCGGAGGACGACGTGGCCGATCTGGACGATGACGAGGCCAAGGACATGGCCGACGAGACGGACTTCTTCATCGCCGAAGAGGCGATGATGCAAGATATCGCCCGGCACCTGGGTACCATCCTCGGTCCCCGAGGGAAGATGCCGGACCCGCTCGCGCCCGACGACGACGTCGTCGAGACCGTCAACCGGCTCAAAAACACCGTGCAGCTTCGCTCCGGCGACCGACGAACGTTCCACACGCTCGTCGGCTCGGAAGAGATGGATGCCGAGGACGTCGCCGACAACATCGACGTCATCCTGCGTCGCCTGCACGCCGACCTCGAGAAGGGGCCCCAGAACATCGACGCCGTCTACGTGAAGACGACGATGGGGCCGTCCGTGGAGGTGGCCTAA